From a region of the Mercurialis annua linkage group LG1-X, ddMerAnnu1.2, whole genome shotgun sequence genome:
- the LOC126672068 gene encoding NAD(P)H-quinone oxidoreductase subunit M, chloroplastic, translated as MAATSSYVGCAKLSTLGWLGGKRVGPRRGLTISAQQQAEVQETQQENEPKQDEAKQPTEPRPVEKQVNVKSKNLSKEYGGQWLSSVTRHVRIYAAYIDPDTWEFDQTQMDKLTLLLDPSNEFVWTDESCYKVYSYFQELVDHYEGAPLTEYTLRLIGSDIEHYIRKLLYAGEIKYNMDAKVLNFSMGKPRVIFNNDDQIQDAV; from the exons ATGGCAGCAACTTCTTCTTACGTGGGTTGCGCAAAGTTATCGACGTTAGGCTGGCTCGGAGGCAAAAGAGTTGGACCAAGAAGGGGACTAACCATTTCAGCTCAACAGCAAGCCGAGGTTCAAGAAACACAACAAGAGAATGAACCAAAACAAGACGAGGCAAAACAGCCAACAGAGCCAAGGCCAGTGGAGAAGCAAGTGAATGTGAAGAGCAAGAATTTGAGCAAAGAATATGGAGGTCAGTGGCTCAGCAGTGTCACACGGCATGTGAGGATCTACGCTGCCTACATTGATCCTGATACCTGGGAATTTGATCAAACACAAATGGATAAGCTCACCCTTCTCCTTGATCCATCAAATGAGTTTGTATGGACAGATGAGAGTTGCTATAAGGTCTATTCTTACTTTCAGGAGCTTGTCGATCACTATGAG GGTGCCCCATTGACGGAATACACGCTTCGACTGATAGGTTCGGACATAGAGCACTACATAAGAAAGCTGCTATATGCTGGAGAAATCAAATACAACATGGATGCAAAAGTATTAAACTTCAGCATGGGGAAGCCACGCGTTATATTTAATAATGATGACCAGATTCAAGATGCTGTATGA